One region of Cryptosporidium parvum Iowa II chromosome 4, whole genome shotgun sequence genomic DNA includes:
- a CDS encoding secreted, membrane-associated protein (with a signal peptide plus transmembrane domain. member of cryptosporidium-specific FGLN gene family. adjacent paralog gene.) — translation MKAIKLCFIVLLSIILLHSFDFVRSEAPNEFTLEEQDEPTTSTSTGLSILEETRVKLLSEEFIILEMEFFDLQLKNLLGSEFWLDLHKMEHYKDIIRAILKYWKHFSDPNHKIHQENVVRFYVSNQKEMRKDLLSDYSRYRESSAAMVTKFVKNVTKYSCYRMKNTLVLFYLIFSSEPEYLVSAFLLYLLICSFRELAFSSFSTSFVKVMKNEDQLGSKMIVLGGSLVSRLIFSIQRVCFQYNKVQYPISAENQMIRNPINTQTFILEEFGLQFCLSLLELAANEEVIIDFKYLLLFFGSRMELAAEVLLAFDILKEAIRLATYLTEAISLLLNDNNAFQTIVTKIMDLYGINIWDIKKRFNECILVKEKYPVLNGIVSTTDYQKKARKRSRSRTEKSKISLRSKYSFF, via the coding sequence atGAAAGCCATAAAACTATGTTTCATAGTTCTATTATCAATCATTTTACTACATTCTTTTGACTTTGTTAGATCTGAAGCACCTAATGAATTCACCTTAGAAGAGCAAGATGAACCAACCACTAGTACTAGTACGGGACTATCTATCTTAGAAGAAACGAGagttaaattattatctgaagaatttattattttagaaaTGGAGTTCTTTGATCTGCAACTGAAAAATTTGCTTGGTAGTGAGTTCTGGTTAGATTTACATAAAATGGAGCACTACAAAGATATAATTCGTgctattttaaaatattggaaaCATTTTAGTGATCCAAATCACAAAATACATCAAGAAAACGTAGTAAGATTTTATGTAAGTAACCAAAAAGAAATGAGAAAAGACTTACTGAGTGATTATAGTCGTTATCGTGAGTCTTCAGCAGCTATGGTAACAAAATTTGTAAAAAATGTAACTAAATACAGCTGTTATAGAATGAAGAACACATTAGTATTAttctatttaatatttagtAGTGAGCCAGAATACTTGGTTTCAGCATTTCTTCtatatttgttaatatGTTCATTTAGAGAGTTGGCATTCAGTTCATTTTCAACTAGTTTTGTAAAAGTAATGAAAAATGAAGATCAATTAGGATCAAAAATGATTGTTTTAGGTGGATCACTTGTTTCAAGGTTAATATTTAGCATCCAAAGAGTATGTTTCcaatataataaagtaCAATATCCTATTTCTGCTGAAAATCAAATGATTAGAAACCCAATCAATACTCAAACATTTAttcttgaagaatttggatTGCAATTTTGTTTATCACTATTGGAACTCGCAGCAAATGAAGAAGTtataattgattttaaatatctattactattttttGGATCAAGAATGGAGCTTGCTGCAGAGGTGTTACTTGCATTCGATATTTTGAAAGAGGCTATTAGATTAGCAACTTACCTAACAGAAGCTATTTCATTGTTATtgaatgataataatgCATTTCAAACTATAGTAACAAAGATAATGGATTTATatggaattaatatttgggatataaagaaaagattcaATGAATGCATTCTGGTCAAAGAGAAATATCCTGTATTAAATGGAATTGTGAGTACCACAgattatcaaaaaaaagcaaGAAAAAGATCAAGAAGCCGTACAGAAAAATCAAAGATTAGTTTGAGAtctaaatattcatttttttaa
- a CDS encoding hypothetical protein (with signal peptide, paralog of cryptosporidium-specific SKSR family) → MVFNRIIILFFLCVLFINKFDFLIGSDTPHNNQDDPKLEVSQLISDLKFDNTLVSGIFERCFASEFLIRGIMSFIFYLSKLNKIFGDPSIETTYSLIEDAEMSVESNAIISQSQFLIEEKRLNQLFLSLSSYTRSDILKKLEKAYGNGEKRLIKEINPLFEEILLIIEQCLLLVELFAMQTISKNLQSIVDILITVIPEIISKSKESISKLRTADDRQFNRLLNENSNRPELTSKAMNYDVESIKEREISSKEFHKMGDYKKLLSGEEVNFGQRELELVSNYHKLFFDTDLTDEEVFFLESLFSGFISLAYFACLNAFLFNRQAKSECFTTMFQLNAEFQETISKRGTNHLVCAEKRLEIRNEVHSLLKVEEFKSFDLSTTSITKSLDKKEVIDSYRTIYRLLLDNMQLFRSFEIKFSKVKFLNTFFHSTLSKVEHVTKLVLENLKKINDMSLESTSITTALNIKKENSSEKLVRISQKVDNIKSVKAKEQEDSKKKSSKQKKESRYPIVSEERARLLNLDKTPENKESNQEANQKPKTSKSKSEKKKVQILKLQKEAEKSSAKEEIKHVLMSTRLENTTGGKRKQAKKNKNNKKKVEEKHQRELRQKEEIDDKESGDENKNQNYSSLTLLAELRTEFEVSSNKEESLNLVAMINSIFDYIQENMKQMTPSHGCTSKTLGENSAVVESTKSHSPSSIETNSLFDATHSSSKSEDKVPVILGNEASNAIGTETSTPQEGHISRSKTRSKSKSRSKSRSKSRSKSKSRARSKSRTRARSKSRSRSRTRSRTRSRSRSRTRSRTRSRTRSRTRSRSNLDSELDSGTSKTECTEGSSVLAEPFKSKFLKMFVKEPLEDSTPSVMKFFSISYPNEPTVTVMSEAKEIFNEVQNCFLETARLHNEVCKLLTGTDLILVKSVEEKYIEHCLFLLQLYAKKKSIQE, encoded by the coding sequence ATGGTTTTTAACCGTATTATaatactattttttttgtgtgtactttttattaataaatttgattttttaattggTTCCGATACTCCTCATAATAATCAAGATGACCCAAAGCTTGAAGTTTCACAGCTAATTTCTGATCTAAAGTTCGATAATACTCTTGTATCTGGAATTTTTGAGCGTTGTTTTGCTTCCGAGTTTTTAATAAGAGGAATTAtgtcttttattttttatctttcaaaactaaataaaatatttggtGATCCGTCCATAGAAACTACATACAGTTTAATTGAAGATGCTGAGATGTCAGTAGAGAGTAATGCTATTATTTCTCAAAGTCAATTTCTCATTGAAGAAAAGAGGCTAAACCAGTTATTTTTATCGCTTTCTTCTTATACACGAAgtgatattttaaaaaaattagaaaaagcTTATGGTAATGGAGAGAAACGTTTAATCAAGGAGATTAACCCATTGTTTGAAGAAATTCTGTTAATTATTGAACAATGTTTGTTATTAGTTGAACTATTTGCAATGCAAACAATTAGTAAAAACTTACAATCAATAGtagatattttaattacaGTCATTCCGGAAATAATATCCAAATCAAAAGAATCTATTAGCAAGTTAAGAACAGCGGATGATAGACAATTTAATCGGCTacttaatgaaaattctaACCGTCCTGAACTCACTTCAAAAGCAATGAATTATGATGTAGAAagtattaaagaaagagaaattaGTTCTAAAGAATTTCATAAAATGGGAGACTATAAAAAACTTCTTAGTGGCGAAGAAGTTAATTTTGGCCAGAGAGAACTGGAGCTTGTTTCTAACTATcacaaattattttttgatacAGATCTTACAGATGAagaagttttttttttagagtCATTATTTTCAGGTTTCATTTCCTTAGCTTATTTTGCATGTCTTAATGCATTTCTATTTAATCGCCAAGCAAAAAGTGAATGTTTTACAACTATGTTCCAATTAAATGCAGAGTTTCAAGAAACCATCTCTAAGAGAGGAACTAATCACCTTGTTTGTGCTGAAAAACGATTAGAAATAAGAAATGAAGTTCATAGTCTATTAAAAGTTGAAGAGTTTAAATCATTCGATCTTTCAACAACATCAATAACTAAATCATTGGATAAGAAAGAAGTAATTGATAGTTATAGGACAATTTatagattattattagacaATATGCAACTGTTCAGGAGTTTTGAGATAAAGTTTTCCAAggttaaatttttaaatacttttttCCACTCGACTTTATCTAAAGTCGAACATGTAACTAAATTGGTGTTGGAAAAcctaaaaaaaattaatgatatgAGCTTGGAAAGCACATCAATAACAACagctttaaatattaaaaaagaaaattcttcaGAAAAACTAGTTAGAATTTCTCAGAAagttgataatattaaatctgTGAAAGCTAAAGAACAAGAAGATAGTAAGAAAAAGTCTTCCaaacaaaagaaagaatCTAGATATCCAATAGTTTCTGAAGAACGAGCTAGacttttaaatttagatAAAACCccagaaaataaagaatcaaaTCAAGAAGCCAATCAAAAACCAAAGACAAGTAAGTCTAAAtctgaaaagaaaaaagtcCAAATCCttaaattacaaaaagAAGCCGAAAAGTCATCGgcaaaagaagaaataaaacaCGTATTGATGAGTACCAGACTTGAAAATACTACTGGTGGAAAGAGGAAACAGgcgaaaaaaaataaaaataataaaaagaaagtgGAAGAAAAACATCAAAGAGAATTAAGACAGAAGGAAGAAATAGACGATAAAGAGTCTGGggatgaaaataagaatcaaaattattcatcATTAACCTTGTTGGCTGAGTTAAGAACTGAATTTGAGGTTTCATCAAATAAGGAGGAAAGTTTGAATTTGGTTGCTATGATTAATTCTATATTTGATTACATTCAGGAAAATATGAAACAAATGACACCGAGTCATGGATGTACTTCAAAAACACTTGGTGAAAACTCTGCCGTTGTTGAATCTACAAAATCACATTCACCTTCGAGTATAGAAACAAATAGTCTATTTGATGCAACTCACTCATCTTCTAAATCAGAAGATAAAGTGCCAGTTATATTAGGGAATGAAGCAAGCAATGCAATTGGAACTGAAACTTCAACACCCCAGGAAGGACATATATCAAGATCAAAAACAagatcaaaatcaaaatcaagatcaaaatcaagatcaaaatcaagatcaaaatcaaaatcaagagcaagatcaaaatcaagaaCAAGAGCAAGATCAAAATCAAGATCAAGATCAAGAACAAGATCAAGAACAAGATCAAGATCAAGATCAAGAACAAGATCAAGAACAAGGTCAAGAACAAGATCAAGAACAAGATCAAGATCAAACTTAGATTCTGAACTCGATTCAGGAACTAGTAAAACAGAGTGTACAGAAGGTAGTTCTGTACTTGCTGAACcttttaaatcaaaatttttgaagatgTTTGTGAAAGAGCCCTTAGAAGATTCTACTCCTTCagtaatgaaatttttCAGTATTTCATATCCAAATGAGCCAACTGTTACAGTAATGTCAGAGGCtaaagaaatttttaatgaagTTCAAAATTGCTTTTTGGAAACGGCCAGATTACATAATGAAGTTTGTAAACTTTTGACAGGTAcagatttaatattagttaAATCTGTGGAAGAAAAGTATATTGAGCATTGTCTGTTTCTTTTGCAGCTTTACGCTAAAAAGAAGAGTATTCAAGAATGA